The following proteins are encoded in a genomic region of Haloarcula marina:
- a CDS encoding 50S ribosomal protein L44e → MEMPRRFNTYCPHCNEHHEHEVEKVRSGRETGMKWIDRQRERNSGIGNDGKFSKVPGGDKPTKKTDLKYRCSDCGKAHLREGWRAGRLTFQE, encoded by the coding sequence ATGGAGATGCCGCGACGATTCAATACGTACTGTCCGCACTGTAACGAGCACCACGAACACGAGGTCGAGAAGGTCCGTTCCGGTCGCGAGACCGGGATGAAGTGGATCGACCGCCAGCGTGAGCGCAACTCCGGTATCGGGAACGACGGTAAGTTCTCGAAAGTCCCCGGCGGGGACAAGCCCACGAAGAAGACGGACCTCAAGTACCGCTGCTCGGACTGCGGCAAGGCCCATCTCCGCGAGGGATGGCGCGCCGGGCGACTCACCTTCCAGGAGTAA
- a CDS encoding HAH_0734 family protein has product MKKLIIHGDPGLRKGGRIEYDGAEYEVFSVTRQGDWHGPERPQLWCTIGSEDEEETFQTQEYIPMHLDTENVDAEAVTVLRERAPPAE; this is encoded by the coding sequence ATGAAGAAGCTCATCATCCACGGGGACCCCGGCCTCCGGAAGGGCGGCCGCATCGAGTACGACGGCGCGGAGTACGAGGTGTTCTCGGTCACGCGGCAGGGTGACTGGCACGGCCCCGAGCGGCCGCAACTGTGGTGTACTATCGGCTCCGAAGACGAAGAGGAGACGTTCCAGACCCAGGAGTACATCCCCATGCACCTCGATACGGAGAACGTCGACGCCGAGGCCGTCACCGTCCTCCGCGAACGCGCGCCGCCCGCCGAGTAA
- a CDS encoding DUF2298 domain-containing protein yields the protein MEYGLVALWLALYLLLCYVGATVAAVLFPRFADRGVAFGIPVALTILWLVTYFVGRISLTAGVWGGLVVLVAAAAVAVRTVDPVDGRAYAEVAGVFTLAFCFLVAIRALDPVIIPIGGEKFLDFGLLQSLLRADSLPPEDMWFAGEPVAYYYGGHLVAAILTRLTGTAGQYAYNLALAGFYATLVTATYGLAGAIAADRGVPRRLAAALSAFFVGIASNFSTPARFLIWLLPDGPARWVATNAGYELDGLAAGPGQFSYWDASRVITDDAADFVTYEPSAAFVIDEFPLFAWLNGDMHAHMMSTGFLLLAAALCLSYFQTPAVEWRRRLALLFGALPAVAGLMAVTNTWSFPSVAGLAMLTVAVAPADPTTLLPNSVGERLRFDGLGHEGLRIGIAVAVAVGIVAIGLLWSLPFWLGAASGREIAVLPDRTSLLELLAVHGVFLVPFGLYLYAQVGSALGTRRARIAGLATVGLVFLGATLDVAAVGLLGPLLVGTWLLARSPRLERTLPAFPTLADGGDGPMDFEAVLILAGAGLVLLVEFVFVKENIGRMNTVFKTYMQVWVLWAAAVGPVLAWLVARWRPSAESRRQWTSVGTRALVALLVVSTSLYGAFALSNHAEATGPATLNGTAYLNEDHPREAEAIRWLDRTVEGRPTIVTAAPAGYRWNPDDGEGASAPASLTGLPTVAGWFHEAQYRNDSVYQNRVADVEAIYTGASTRQRALLREYDVRYVYVGPAERARYGDVTIDHLSGVTPVKRSGGVVIYRVHQEQL from the coding sequence ATGGAGTACGGCCTCGTCGCCCTCTGGCTCGCGCTTTATCTGCTGTTGTGTTACGTCGGTGCGACTGTCGCCGCCGTCCTGTTCCCCCGTTTCGCCGACCGCGGCGTCGCCTTCGGGATTCCGGTCGCGCTGACGATACTGTGGCTCGTGACCTACTTCGTCGGCCGCATCTCGCTCACCGCTGGCGTCTGGGGCGGACTCGTCGTCCTCGTGGCCGCCGCCGCGGTGGCCGTGCGCACGGTCGACCCGGTAGACGGCCGCGCTTACGCCGAAGTCGCTGGCGTGTTCACACTCGCCTTCTGCTTCCTCGTCGCGATACGGGCGCTCGACCCCGTGATAATCCCCATCGGCGGCGAGAAGTTCCTCGACTTCGGTCTCTTGCAGTCCCTCCTCCGGGCCGATAGCCTGCCGCCGGAGGACATGTGGTTCGCGGGCGAACCGGTCGCGTACTACTACGGCGGCCACCTCGTCGCCGCTATCCTCACCCGCTTGACGGGAACCGCGGGCCAGTACGCCTACAACCTCGCGCTCGCGGGCTTCTACGCGACGCTCGTGACGGCGACGTACGGCCTCGCTGGGGCCATCGCCGCCGACCGGGGCGTCCCGCGTCGTCTCGCGGCCGCGCTGTCGGCCTTTTTCGTCGGCATCGCCAGCAACTTCTCGACGCCCGCCAGATTCCTCATCTGGCTGTTACCGGACGGCCCCGCACGGTGGGTGGCGACCAACGCTGGCTACGAACTCGACGGGTTGGCGGCCGGCCCGGGACAGTTCAGTTACTGGGACGCCAGCCGTGTCATCACCGACGACGCCGCGGACTTCGTGACGTACGAACCGAGCGCCGCGTTCGTCATCGACGAGTTCCCCCTGTTCGCGTGGCTCAACGGCGACATGCACGCCCACATGATGAGTACGGGCTTTTTGCTGTTGGCGGCCGCGCTGTGTCTCAGCTACTTCCAGACGCCCGCCGTCGAGTGGCGGCGTCGGCTGGCGCTGTTGTTCGGCGCGCTCCCCGCCGTCGCCGGGTTGATGGCCGTGACGAACACGTGGTCGTTCCCGTCGGTGGCGGGGCTGGCAATGCTGACCGTCGCCGTCGCGCCCGCCGACCCCACGACGCTCCTCCCTAACAGCGTCGGCGAACGCCTGCGGTTCGACGGCCTCGGCCACGAGGGACTGCGAATCGGCATCGCAGTCGCCGTCGCCGTCGGTATCGTCGCCATCGGCCTCCTGTGGTCGCTGCCGTTCTGGTTGGGGGCCGCGAGCGGCCGTGAAATCGCCGTCCTCCCGGACCGAACCTCGCTGCTGGAACTGCTGGCGGTTCACGGCGTGTTCCTCGTCCCGTTCGGTCTCTACCTCTACGCGCAGGTCGGAAGCGCGCTGGGGACCCGCCGGGCGCGCATCGCCGGTCTCGCAACGGTCGGCCTCGTCTTCCTCGGCGCCACACTCGACGTGGCCGCCGTCGGTCTGCTCGGGCCGCTACTCGTCGGAACCTGGCTGTTGGCTCGGTCCCCGAGACTGGAGCGAACGCTCCCGGCGTTCCCGACGTTGGCCGACGGGGGCGACGGTCCGATGGACTTCGAGGCGGTGCTCATCCTCGCGGGCGCGGGACTGGTCCTCTTGGTCGAGTTCGTCTTCGTGAAGGAGAACATCGGCCGGATGAACACGGTGTTCAAGACGTACATGCAGGTGTGGGTGCTGTGGGCCGCCGCCGTCGGGCCGGTGCTGGCGTGGCTGGTCGCCCGCTGGCGGCCGAGCGCGGAGTCGCGACGGCAGTGGACCAGCGTGGGCACGCGCGCGCTCGTGGCCCTGCTGGTCGTCTCCACCTCGTTGTACGGCGCGTTCGCGCTCTCGAACCACGCGGAGGCGACCGGACCCGCGACCCTGAACGGGACGGCCTATCTGAACGAGGACCACCCGAGAGAAGCCGAGGCCATCCGCTGGCTGGACCGGACCGTCGAGGGGCGACCGACGATCGTCACGGCCGCCCCGGCAGGCTACCGGTGGAACCCCGACGACGGCGAAGGCGCGAGCGCACCGGCGAGTCTGACCGGCCTGCCCACCGTGGCCGGGTGGTTCCACGAGGCGCAGTATCGCAACGACAGCGTCTATCAGAATCGAGTCGCGGACGTCGAAGCGATATACACCGGGGCATCGACCCGACAGCGCGCGCTCTTACGTGAGTACGACGTGCGGTACGTCTACGTCGGCCCGGCCGAGCGAGCGCGCTACGGCGACGTGACTATCGACCACCTCTCGGGCGTGACGCCGGTAAAACGGTCCGGCGGCGTCGTCATCTACCGCGTCCACCAAGAACAGCTCTGA
- a CDS encoding glycosyltransferase has protein sequence MSRSVGVVVPAFRPDVPQLRAYVAAIDETLAPETILVELDAPRHGVVDRLADVPARIETVPYRRGKGAAVTAGFERLSTDVLVFADADGSTPVRSLERVVSGVRDGDTDLAVGSRRHPDSAVTSHQTFARRFLGDGFAWLAGRLLDVSLYDYQCGAKAIDAGAWAQVRAHLYEPGFAWDVELVAIAGALDLRVTEVPIAWEDQPGSTVSPIRDSAALFRALLAARHRAKQLRDDRLHTAIAARREDPTALVERER, from the coding sequence ATGTCGCGTTCCGTCGGCGTGGTCGTCCCAGCCTTCCGGCCCGACGTCCCCCAACTCCGGGCGTACGTCGCGGCTATCGACGAGACGCTCGCTCCGGAGACGATTCTCGTCGAACTCGACGCGCCCCGCCACGGGGTCGTCGACCGACTCGCGGACGTTCCGGCCCGCATCGAGACAGTTCCATACCGCCGCGGGAAAGGTGCGGCCGTCACCGCGGGGTTCGAGCGCCTGTCGACGGACGTGCTCGTCTTCGCCGACGCCGACGGGTCGACGCCGGTCCGTTCGCTCGAACGCGTCGTCAGCGGGGTCCGCGACGGCGACACCGACCTCGCCGTCGGGTCGCGCCGCCACCCCGATTCCGCCGTCACCAGTCACCAGACGTTCGCCCGCCGATTCCTCGGCGACGGCTTCGCCTGGCTGGCCGGTCGCCTGCTCGACGTGTCCCTGTACGACTACCAGTGCGGCGCGAAGGCCATCGACGCTGGCGCGTGGGCGCAGGTGCGCGCGCACCTCTACGAACCCGGCTTCGCGTGGGACGTGGAACTCGTCGCCATCGCGGGCGCGCTGGACCTCCGAGTCACGGAGGTACCCATCGCCTGGGAGGACCAGCCGGGGTCGACCGTCTCCCCGATTCGGGATTCGGCGGCGCTGTTCCGCGCGCTACTGGCGGCCCGCCACCGGGCGAAACAGCTCCGCGACGACCGCCTGCACACAGCCATCGCCGCGCGTCGGGAGGACCCGACGGCGCTCGTCGAACGGGAGCGATGA
- a CDS encoding GtrA family protein, translated as MSGPGDRLRDAVPARFESLVSAVRFGQFASVGVVGALSDNTVLAVLRLGFGVPELWAKAAGIETAIVVMFLVNEHWTFSAQGADGIVPFAKRLGKSHLVRSGGALVQLAVYWVLTQWLAVELVIAGTDLWFLAASPIAIAVAMLVNYVFESLFTWKVHQRDAT; from the coding sequence ATGAGCGGCCCCGGCGACAGGCTCAGGGACGCGGTTCCGGCGCGGTTCGAGTCGCTCGTCTCCGCGGTCCGGTTCGGCCAGTTCGCGTCCGTCGGCGTCGTCGGCGCGCTCAGCGACAACACCGTGCTCGCCGTTCTCCGTCTCGGCTTCGGTGTTCCCGAACTCTGGGCGAAAGCCGCGGGCATCGAGACGGCCATCGTCGTGATGTTTCTCGTCAACGAACACTGGACGTTCTCCGCGCAGGGGGCCGACGGCATCGTGCCGTTCGCCAAACGCCTCGGGAAGTCACACCTCGTCCGCTCGGGCGGCGCGCTCGTCCAACTGGCCGTCTACTGGGTGTTGACCCAATGGCTCGCTGTCGAACTCGTCATCGCGGGCACGGATCTGTGGTTCCTCGCGGCCAGTCCCATCGCCATCGCCGTCGCCATGCTGGTCAACTACGTCTTCGAGAGCCTCTTTACCTGGAAGGTCCACCAGCGCGACGCGACGTAG
- the hpt gene encoding hypoxanthine/guanine phosphoribosyltransferase, with product MDRLKQSLLDAPIIEKDGYHYFVHPISDGVPMLRPELLREIVIKIIRKAELENVDKIVTPAAMGIHLSTAVSLMTDIPLVVVRKRQYGLDGEVALSQVTGYSENEMYVNDVYEGDRVLVLDDVLSTGGTLAALTGALEDIGADICDIVCVIKKADGVNKLDEAGYDAKTLINVTVEDGEVVIVDETGDD from the coding sequence ATGGACCGACTCAAGCAGTCGCTGTTGGACGCGCCGATTATCGAGAAAGACGGCTATCACTACTTCGTCCACCCCATCAGCGACGGCGTCCCCATGCTCCGCCCGGAACTCCTCCGGGAAATCGTCATCAAAATCATCCGCAAGGCGGAACTCGAAAACGTCGACAAAATCGTCACGCCCGCGGCGATGGGCATCCACCTCTCGACGGCCGTCTCCCTGATGACCGACATCCCGCTGGTCGTCGTCCGCAAGCGCCAGTACGGCCTCGACGGCGAAGTCGCGCTCTCGCAGGTCACCGGCTACTCCGAGAACGAGATGTACGTCAACGACGTGTACGAGGGCGACCGCGTCCTCGTCCTCGACGACGTGCTCTCGACCGGCGGCACCCTCGCCGCCCTGACCGGCGCGCTCGAAGACATCGGCGCGGACATCTGTGACATCGTCTGCGTCATCAAGAAGGCCGACGGCGTCAACAAACTCGACGAGGCGGGTTACGACGCGAAGACCCTCATCAACGTCACCGTCGAAGACGGCGAAGTCGTCATCGTCGACGAGACCGGGGACGACTGA
- a CDS encoding type IV pilin: MDLKQLIHDDDAVSPVIGVILMVAITVILAAVIASFVLGLGDQAQQTTPQASFAFDYDGDATGYSASNGVLSVTHDGGDTIQGNSLYIRGDGWVSAQASGPRVYLADGNETQTWNDAEGTTDVSAGSSITASLSNDYEVRIIYEPPEGDNSATLAQDSGPQA; this comes from the coding sequence ATGGATTTGAAACAACTCATCCACGACGACGACGCTGTCTCGCCGGTTATCGGGGTCATCCTGATGGTGGCTATCACCGTCATCCTCGCCGCCGTTATCGCGTCGTTCGTCCTCGGACTCGGCGACCAAGCACAGCAGACGACTCCGCAGGCCAGTTTCGCGTTCGACTACGACGGAGATGCAACGGGTTACAGTGCGAGTAACGGCGTTCTGTCCGTCACCCACGACGGTGGCGATACCATCCAAGGTAACAGTCTGTACATCCGTGGAGATGGGTGGGTTTCTGCCCAAGCAAGCGGACCAAGAGTCTACTTAGCTGACGGTAACGAAACCCAAACCTGGAACGATGCAGAAGGGACGACGGATGTCTCGGCCGGTTCAAGTATTACCGCATCCCTGAGCAATGACTACGAAGTCCGTATCATCTACGAACCGCCCGAGGGAGACAACTCCGCAACCCTCGCGCAGGACTCCGGACCGCAGGCGTAA
- a CDS encoding DUF7344 domain-containing protein, giving the protein MSQQTERPSVTPAEDALSKGEIFDVLQNERRRYTLQYLRENGGPVDLGDLADHVASLEYDCPEGEVSSTQRKRVYTTLQQTHLPRMDETGIVDYDADAGVIATTPQTEELTVYLEIVPGSEFPWREYYLSFGAVSLAVVVVLWVGVYPFTLIPPLVWATVMAVVLTGSALYHTFLGREMTLTEYMTRQYDDDD; this is encoded by the coding sequence GTGAGTCAGCAGACCGAGCGCCCGTCCGTCACGCCAGCAGAGGACGCGCTCTCGAAAGGCGAGATTTTCGACGTGTTGCAGAACGAGCGGCGGCGCTACACGCTCCAGTACCTCCGGGAGAACGGCGGTCCCGTTGACCTCGGCGACCTCGCCGACCACGTCGCCTCGCTGGAGTACGACTGCCCCGAGGGCGAGGTGTCGAGCACCCAACGCAAGCGCGTCTACACGACGCTGCAACAGACACACCTGCCGCGGATGGACGAGACAGGTATCGTGGACTACGACGCCGACGCTGGCGTTATCGCGACGACGCCGCAGACCGAGGAGTTGACGGTCTACCTGGAAATCGTCCCCGGAAGCGAGTTCCCGTGGCGGGAGTACTACCTCTCTTTCGGCGCGGTCAGTCTCGCCGTCGTCGTCGTCCTGTGGGTCGGCGTCTACCCCTTCACCCTCATCCCGCCGCTCGTCTGGGCGACGGTGATGGCCGTCGTCCTGACCGGGTCGGCGCTGTACCACACGTTCCTCGGCCGCGAGATGACGCTCACGGAGTACATGACCCGTCAGTACGACGACGATGACTAA
- a CDS encoding type IV pilin codes for MDLKRLIHDDDAVSPVIGVILMVAITVILAAVIATFVLGLGDNLSNTAPQASFSFDFEDNSGGDDSLTIVHDGGDTIRSEDLNIVVSGAQNEAGSDIGSYDGSTFDSVTDVSAGTSETIDATGDFTSGSGNLDLSPATVRVVYNADGTSATLGEWNGPDA; via the coding sequence ATGGATCTGAAACGACTCATTCACGACGACGACGCTGTCTCGCCGGTTATCGGGGTCATCCTGATGGTGGCTATCACTGTCATCCTCGCTGCCGTCATCGCCACGTTCGTTCTCGGACTCGGCGACAACCTGAGCAACACCGCACCGCAAGCGAGCTTCAGTTTCGACTTCGAAGACAACAGTGGGGGCGACGACTCCCTAACTATCGTCCACGACGGGGGTGACACCATCCGATCCGAGGACCTCAACATCGTCGTCTCGGGGGCTCAAAACGAAGCAGGAAGCGATATTGGAAGTTACGACGGCTCCACTTTCGATAGCGTGACCGATGTCAGTGCGGGGACGTCTGAAACCATCGACGCCACGGGTGACTTCACCAGTGGCAGTGGTAACCTCGACCTGAGTCCGGCGACGGTCCGCGTCGTCTACAACGCCGACGGCACTTCGGCCACTCTCGGCGAGTGGAACGGGCCTGACGCGTAA
- a CDS encoding type IV pilin translates to MELKRFFDDDDAVSPVIGVILMVAITVILAAVIATFVLGLGDQVSNTAPQASFSFDFENDASGDDSLTIVHDGGDTIRSEDLNIVVSGANVEGSDTDAGTYTGSTFDSVTDVSAGTSETIDDESQFSAISSVDLDLSPATVRVVYNADGTSATLGEWDGPDA, encoded by the coding sequence ATGGAACTCAAACGTTTCTTCGACGACGACGATGCGGTGTCACCGGTCATCGGGGTCATCCTGATGGTGGCCATCACCGTCATCCTCGCCGCCGTCATCGCCACGTTCGTCCTCGGCCTGGGTGACCAGGTCAGCAACACCGCGCCGCAGGCCAGTTTCTCCTTCGACTTCGAGAACGACGCCAGCGGCGACGATTCGCTGACTATCGTCCACGACGGTGGTGACACGATTCGGTCCGAAGACCTGAACATCGTCGTCTCCGGTGCAAATGTGGAGGGTTCAGATACTGATGCCGGGACGTACACTGGCAGCACATTCGATAGCGTTACCGACGTGAGTGCGGGAACGTCGGAGACTATCGACGACGAAAGTCAGTTCTCGGCCATTAGCTCAGTGGACCTCGACCTGAGTCCGGCGACGGTCCGCGTCGTCTACAACGCCGACGGCACTTCTGCCACTCTCGGCGAGTGGGACGGACCTGACGCGTAA
- a CDS encoding Na(+)/H(+) antiporter subunit D, whose product MATGPLTMVPPVVVLLAVAILVSRLPRRSGHALGVISTAAALAWAWFVPAGAHLQTTFLGFEAVLLNVDEFSRLMGLIFGLIGAVAVLYSYASEAENVQTAFALSYVATSFGAVFAGDWLTLLFFWELMAVTSTLLVWHYRGAAVRAGFRYALLHGLGGTLLMAAILQTYVAKGTFLFASVPGGPAAAGITPGLPAALAAVGIGVNVGFIGLHAWLPDTYPRPHIAASVFLCVFTTKTGVYGMYRAFPEGHVAIAYMGGGMAVFGATFALFQNDMRRLLSYHIQSQVGYMIAGVGIGTTLAQAGAFAHVFNHILYKGLLFMTAGVVVYRTGEESLKKLGGLAREMPITAAAFTVAALSIAGFPGFNGFVSKGIVIAGSHYDFVEGPLYAGGRTTLEWLLLLGGVGTFMSFIKFGYYAFFHGEYDGSVKDANRGQSVAMVTVAVLCVAYGIFDGALFAILPFDVTDEAVVSHVYTTYTVDHLVEGVALAAAGLVGFTVTKKPLSKLGRVPDIDSLYNPAVFYGTRALVVGVTELYAAVDRLVVRAVSGFTMAVTDPVTVYDRLDGDEEDTHPLRAGIGFSVLVLAVFVTVALLVL is encoded by the coding sequence ATGGCGACCGGACCGCTGACGATGGTCCCACCGGTCGTCGTCCTGCTGGCCGTGGCGATACTCGTCTCTCGGTTGCCACGGCGGAGCGGGCACGCGCTCGGCGTCATCTCGACGGCGGCGGCGCTGGCGTGGGCGTGGTTCGTCCCCGCCGGCGCACACCTCCAGACGACGTTCCTCGGCTTCGAGGCCGTCCTGCTCAACGTCGACGAGTTCTCGCGGCTGATGGGGCTCATCTTCGGCCTCATCGGGGCCGTCGCCGTCCTCTACTCCTACGCGAGCGAGGCCGAGAACGTCCAGACGGCGTTCGCGCTGTCCTACGTCGCGACGAGTTTCGGCGCCGTCTTCGCGGGGGACTGGCTCACTCTGCTGTTCTTCTGGGAACTGATGGCCGTCACCAGCACGCTGCTGGTCTGGCACTACCGCGGCGCGGCGGTCCGCGCGGGCTTCCGCTACGCGCTCTTACACGGTCTGGGCGGCACCCTGCTGATGGCCGCCATCCTCCAGACGTACGTCGCGAAAGGGACGTTCCTGTTCGCGTCTGTCCCCGGCGGTCCGGCCGCCGCGGGCATCACACCGGGCCTCCCCGCGGCGCTGGCCGCCGTCGGCATCGGCGTCAACGTCGGCTTCATCGGCCTGCACGCGTGGCTTCCCGACACCTACCCGCGCCCGCACATCGCCGCCTCCGTCTTCCTCTGCGTGTTCACCACGAAGACCGGCGTCTACGGGATGTACCGGGCGTTCCCGGAGGGTCACGTCGCCATCGCGTACATGGGCGGCGGGATGGCCGTCTTCGGCGCGACGTTCGCGCTGTTCCAGAACGATATGCGCCGCCTGCTCTCCTATCACATCCAGTCGCAGGTCGGCTACATGATTGCGGGTGTCGGCATCGGGACGACGCTCGCACAGGCGGGCGCGTTCGCGCACGTGTTCAACCACATCCTCTACAAGGGCCTGCTGTTCATGACCGCGGGCGTCGTCGTCTACCGCACCGGCGAAGAGAGCCTGAAGAAACTCGGCGGCCTCGCCCGCGAGATGCCCATCACGGCCGCGGCCTTCACCGTCGCGGCGCTGTCCATCGCCGGGTTCCCCGGCTTCAACGGCTTCGTCAGCAAGGGCATCGTCATCGCCGGAAGCCACTACGACTTCGTCGAGGGACCGCTATACGCGGGCGGCCGGACCACGCTCGAATGGCTCCTCCTCCTCGGGGGCGTCGGCACGTTCATGTCGTTCATCAAGTTCGGCTACTACGCGTTCTTCCACGGCGAGTACGACGGGAGCGTGAAAGACGCCAACCGCGGGCAGAGCGTCGCGATGGTCACCGTCGCGGTGCTGTGCGTCGCCTACGGCATCTTCGATGGCGCGCTGTTCGCCATCCTCCCCTTCGACGTGACAGACGAAGCCGTGGTCTCACACGTCTACACCACCTACACCGTCGACCACCTCGTCGAGGGAGTCGCCCTCGCCGCCGCCGGACTCGTCGGGTTCACCGTGACGAAGAAACCCCTCTCGAAACTCGGCCGCGTTCCCGACATCGACTCGCTGTACAACCCCGCCGTGTTCTACGGCACCCGTGCCCTCGTCGTCGGCGTCACCGAACTGTACGCCGCCGTCGACCGACTCGTCGTGCGCGCGGTCAGCGGCTTTACGATGGCCGTCACGGACCCGGTAACGGTCTACGACCGCCTCGACGGCGACGAGGAAGACACGCACCCGCTCAGGGCCGGTATCGGGTTCAGCGTCCTCGTCCTCGCCGTGTTCGTCACGGTGGCGTTGCTGGTCCTGTGA
- a CDS encoding proton-conducting transporter membrane subunit, translating into MTDVASLRPLLAVLVSALAIPVILSLKSRPNVREGVTLAVAAAKFAIVASMVPGVLSGTQYVFSFGQFATGIELALRADPLGILFAGLASLLWIVTSFYSIGYMRGLSEHAQTRYFASFAASLASAVGVAFSANLLTLFVFYELLTVSTYPLVTHDETDEARAAGRKYLTYTFGGGVAVLGGTALVFFLTGTTAFTPGGIEALATADPMLARAAFALLAAGFGVKAALMPAHSWLPDAMVAPTPVSGLLHAVAVVKSGVFGIARVVLDVFGTETMANLGVDLPLAALAAFTLLTASVIALRQDNLKRRLAYSTISQLSYIVLGLALLEGDALVGGLLHIPAHAFMKLTLFFCAGAIHVETHTDDISDMAGIGKRMPLTMAAFAIAAAGMAGIPLVAGFVSKWYLVIGALDGGGLVFAAALLVSGVLNIAYFWPIVYQAYFESEDDYDDKPLIEAAFGGRSLATDGGDAETATVDADHEADGDGEDDEIPDPQHVDHLGKRHEDVEHHGGPPAEGWDQRNWRGAESTWFMLGPILTAATLSLLLGVAPRAVVFLRIVETIVGNLPGVVA; encoded by the coding sequence ATGACTGACGTTGCCTCACTCCGACCGCTGCTCGCTGTGCTCGTCTCGGCGCTGGCCATCCCCGTCATCCTCTCGCTGAAGTCACGACCGAACGTCCGGGAAGGCGTCACCCTCGCCGTCGCCGCCGCGAAGTTCGCCATCGTGGCGAGCATGGTCCCCGGCGTGCTCTCGGGGACCCAGTACGTCTTCTCGTTCGGCCAGTTCGCCACCGGCATCGAACTCGCCTTGCGGGCCGACCCGCTCGGCATCCTCTTTGCGGGCCTCGCTAGCCTCCTGTGGATAGTCACGAGTTTTTACAGCATCGGCTACATGCGTGGGTTGAGCGAACACGCCCAGACGCGCTACTTCGCCTCGTTCGCGGCCAGTCTCGCGAGCGCCGTCGGCGTCGCCTTCAGCGCGAACCTCCTGACGCTGTTCGTCTTCTACGAACTGCTGACGGTGTCGACGTATCCGCTCGTCACCCACGACGAGACGGACGAGGCCCGCGCCGCGGGCCGGAAGTACCTCACCTACACCTTCGGCGGCGGCGTCGCCGTCCTCGGCGGCACCGCGCTGGTCTTCTTCCTGACCGGAACGACGGCGTTCACGCCGGGCGGCATCGAGGCGCTGGCGACGGCCGACCCGATGCTCGCTCGCGCGGCGTTCGCGCTGCTCGCGGCCGGGTTCGGCGTCAAGGCGGCGCTGATGCCCGCCCACTCGTGGCTCCCGGACGCGATGGTCGCGCCGACGCCCGTCTCGGGCCTGCTCCACGCCGTCGCCGTCGTCAAGAGCGGCGTGTTCGGCATCGCCCGCGTCGTACTGGACGTGTTCGGGACCGAGACGATGGCGAACCTCGGCGTCGACCTGCCGCTCGCGGCGCTCGCCGCCTTTACCCTGCTGACCGCGAGCGTCATCGCGCTCAGGCAGGACAACCTCAAGCGACGGCTGGCTTACTCGACGATTAGCCAACTGTCCTACATCGTACTGGGACTCGCACTCTTGGAGGGGGACGCGCTCGTCGGCGGGTTGCTCCACATCCCCGCCCACGCGTTCATGAAGCTCACGCTGTTCTTCTGTGCGGGCGCGATTCACGTCGAGACACACACCGACGACATCAGCGACATGGCCGGCATCGGGAAGCGGATGCCACTGACGATGGCCGCCTTCGCAATCGCCGCCGCGGGGATGGCCGGAATCCCGCTGGTCGCCGGGTTCGTCAGCAAGTGGTACCTCGTCATCGGCGCGTTAGACGGCGGCGGCCTCGTCTTCGCCGCGGCGCTGCTGGTTTCAGGGGTCCTCAACATCGCGTACTTCTGGCCCATCGTCTATCAGGCCTACTTCGAGTCCGAGGACGACTACGACGACAAACCCCTCATCGAGGCGGCCTTCGGCGGCCGTTCGCTCGCCACGGACGGCGGCGACGCCGAAACCGCCACCGTCGATGCCGACCACGAGGCGGACGGCGACGGCGAGGACGACGAGATTCCGGACCCGCAACACGTCGACCACCTCGGCAAGCGCCACGAAGACGTGGAACACCACGGCGGCCCGCCCGCCGAGGGCTGGGACCAGCGCAACTGGCGCGGGGCCGAGAGCACGTGGTTCATGCTCGGCCCCATCCTGACGGCGGCGACGCTGTCGCTGTTGCTCGGCGTTGCGCCGCGCGCGGTGGTCTTCCTGCGCATCGTCGAGACTATCGTCGGTAACCTTCCGGGGGTGGTCGCCTGA